A single window of Anaerocolumna chitinilytica DNA harbors:
- a CDS encoding leucine-rich repeat protein, which produces MHKIIKKSLSYLLVLIMVITITPFTSRTNVLAEDLTYTDNDGNVWQYMIDNSMGIAVSGDTYAVKPYKSDTVKGDVTIPSTINGKNVTSFSGLSSCTLVTSVTIPNTIVNISSMAFWGWSSLHTVNFESGSQVKVIQRYAFGNCDKLTDITIPASVQEIGVLYTNPEKLTGFYIFGGCKSLVNIQVEAGSTNFKSVDGVLYSLDGTTLYTYPPAKLGTSYVIPADVTTVNEEAFDTCLNLTEISFEPESKLTTLGNYAFGHSRFITSISGIPDTAVNFGNWVFGDTGWLKTKITDDHPYLVINGVLLNAYYGLTVPANITLPSDTTIINDQIFSNANFSENVYVNVAIPNSVTTIGKNAFYGCTNISTLKIPESVTTIKDTAFAYMSALKSIAIPNSVTSIGESIISNDTSLDYIYTDNDLIKTSPLHNTWTTFHYTFEPFDNYGKEALNGEVSITGNAKFGQTMSAVVNNITNSNPGTIAYKWYRVSGGNETEVSNTGSTYTVTADDINCQLKLKVSSANYSGALEAITDIVQKADCPQVNVPVSGTVNNNGANKTFTFTGVSGVTYEYSLDNGSSWSDVPELTGTTGTITVGNNAVEIGKLQVRAKATSLYNESLSISNNSPFTASLEGSVEISGTPKYNQVLIAHVTDYQSNAELVYDWYRSGSSTPIKTGSSNEYTITAADIGKTISVKVSAGGYTGKLEDTVDSAVSKADAIISIATDKETYHKTYGDADFYLEGITNNVDGTITYKCSDSGLVIAADGKVHINSAITGKYVVEIGLAETDYYHAAESKYISITVGKASAVTLSLSNLNQTSNAIQAPKVTMVPYSKTSYDKIKTEYGAISGSAIVWSKELPSTEGTYKIRATLLKDEANLDQNLELSIDTTTGVQDFIITKYIAPGGGSNGNPSDGSSSGNPSNGSGTGSTTVKNNDGSTTQTDIVKNADGSVSTTVSTIKPDGSKTVKENTSATTKNADGSSKTTENIKETITAADGTTSVITTTAITTKKADGSSTQQSIIALDSSTATAEKSIKTDKDGNITSSIATITPGTSEVSKTNGKTVVTVDMPLSILNAVADMENPTNVSIKITSDITKTALADKGTKAVTLTIKVPSIENVNVDGAYLSKDVASLAAGNKKDLELNFVNGNAADYTVKISADSLGKLSKDMNLALNVSSYNEVAKVDSKFAETLKGALRTDTEVQIVSFSDNKALGAAMTLSYDLPHVENISAGDKVYIYRYNSKTNKLEEVANNAVIVGKDGTVTTSTVNGGDFVVSTDKLTGSKITTLVDKVSVNTTVTTMKTGNTTNMKVSLPADIQKVTSFNKKTNPAGQEEAQVIYKVSDDSIAQIDAKGNVTAMKPGKVDITVTVQLESGKKKIIKKTIEIK; this is translated from the coding sequence ATGCATAAGATTATTAAGAAAAGCTTAAGTTATTTATTGGTATTGATAATGGTAATAACAATTACTCCATTTACATCCCGTACAAATGTATTAGCGGAGGACCTGACTTATACAGATAATGATGGTAATGTATGGCAATATATGATTGACAACAGTATGGGGATTGCTGTTAGCGGTGATACATATGCTGTAAAACCATACAAATCAGATACCGTTAAAGGGGATGTGACTATTCCAAGTACGATAAACGGAAAGAATGTAACATCCTTTTCTGGATTAAGTAGTTGTACACTAGTTACCAGTGTCACGATACCAAATACTATTGTTAATATTTCTTCCATGGCCTTTTGGGGATGGTCCAGCCTTCATACAGTTAATTTTGAAAGCGGAAGCCAGGTAAAAGTAATTCAAAGGTATGCATTTGGTAACTGTGATAAATTAACTGACATTACAATTCCAGCTTCTGTTCAGGAAATAGGTGTTTTATATACAAATCCTGAAAAGCTAACTGGATTTTATATCTTTGGTGGTTGTAAAAGCCTGGTGAATATTCAGGTTGAAGCTGGCAGTACGAATTTTAAATCAGTGGATGGGGTTTTATATAGTCTTGATGGGACAACCCTCTATACCTATCCGCCAGCTAAGCTTGGAACATCCTATGTAATTCCAGCTGATGTAACAACAGTCAACGAGGAAGCTTTTGATACTTGTTTAAATCTGACCGAGATATCATTTGAACCTGAATCGAAATTAACAACTCTTGGTAATTATGCATTCGGCCATTCAAGATTTATTACTTCTATATCAGGCATTCCTGATACGGCAGTTAATTTTGGAAATTGGGTTTTTGGTGATACCGGATGGCTGAAAACCAAAATAACTGATGATCATCCTTATTTGGTTATTAACGGTGTGCTTTTAAATGCATATTATGGTTTAACTGTACCGGCTAATATAACTCTACCAAGTGATACAACTATAATAAATGATCAAATATTCTCTAATGCTAATTTTAGTGAAAATGTATATGTAAACGTAGCTATTCCAAATTCAGTTACAACGATAGGCAAAAATGCTTTTTATGGCTGTACTAACATATCTACTTTAAAGATTCCTGAAAGTGTTACGACAATCAAGGATACAGCCTTCGCTTATATGAGTGCATTAAAATCCATTGCTATTCCAAATTCTGTTACTTCAATTGGTGAAAGTATTATTTCTAATGATACTTCTTTGGATTATATTTATACTGATAATGATTTAATTAAAACTTCGCCACTTCATAATACATGGACTACCTTTCATTATACCTTTGAGCCTTTTGACAATTATGGCAAGGAGGCTTTAAATGGTGAAGTTTCTATAACTGGGAATGCAAAATTTGGCCAAACTATGTCAGCAGTAGTTAATAATATTACTAATTCTAATCCTGGTACAATTGCCTATAAATGGTACAGAGTTAGTGGTGGTAATGAAACTGAAGTAAGCAATACAGGCAGTACTTACACTGTTACAGCAGATGATATTAACTGCCAGTTGAAGTTGAAAGTAAGTTCAGCAAATTACAGCGGGGCTTTAGAAGCAATAACAGATATTGTACAAAAAGCAGATTGCCCGCAGGTAAATGTACCGGTTTCAGGTACAGTTAATAATAATGGAGCTAATAAGACCTTTACCTTTACTGGGGTTTCTGGAGTTACTTATGAGTATTCTTTAGACAATGGTTCTTCCTGGAGCGATGTGCCTGAGCTTACAGGTACAACAGGTACAATAACTGTAGGAAACAATGCAGTTGAAATAGGGAAATTACAGGTCAGAGCAAAGGCAACTTCACTTTATAATGAAAGTCTATCTATATCAAATAACTCCCCTTTTACAGCTTCTTTAGAAGGCAGTGTAGAGATTTCAGGGACACCAAAATATAACCAGGTATTAATAGCCCATGTCACTGATTATCAAAGCAATGCTGAACTAGTCTACGATTGGTATAGAAGTGGAAGCAGTACACCAATAAAAACCGGAAGCAGTAATGAATATACAATAACAGCTGCTGATATAGGTAAAACAATATCCGTAAAGGTTAGCGCTGGTGGTTATACGGGAAAACTTGAAGATACTGTTGATTCTGCTGTAAGCAAGGCAGATGCAATAATATCGATTGCAACCGATAAAGAGACCTATCATAAAACCTATGGCGATGCGGATTTTTATTTAGAAGGTATAACCAATAATGTAGATGGAACGATTACGTATAAATGCTCAGATTCAGGTCTTGTTATAGCGGCAGATGGAAAGGTTCATATTAATTCAGCAATAACCGGAAAGTATGTTGTAGAGATAGGGCTTGCAGAGACAGATTACTATCATGCAGCGGAGAGTAAATATATCAGTATAACAGTTGGAAAAGCTTCAGCGGTTACTCTTAGCTTAAGTAATTTAAATCAGACTTCCAATGCTATCCAGGCACCGAAAGTTACGATGGTTCCCTATAGCAAAACTTCTTATGATAAGATTAAAACAGAGTACGGTGCAATATCTGGCAGTGCTATTGTATGGAGCAAGGAACTTCCGTCAACAGAAGGAACGTATAAGATTAGAGCTACTTTATTGAAGGATGAAGCAAACTTAGATCAAAATCTAGAACTTTCCATCGATACTACTACAGGAGTGCAAGATTTTATAATTACGAAATATATAGCACCAGGCGGTGGTTCTAATGGTAATCCTTCTGATGGTAGTTCTTCCGGAAATCCCAGTAATGGAAGCGGCACAGGAAGTACAACCGTAAAAAATAATGATGGTTCAACTACACAAACAGATATCGTTAAAAATGCTGATGGTTCCGTATCAACAACGGTAAGCACAATAAAACCCGATGGAAGTAAAACAGTAAAAGAAAATACAAGTGCAACCACAAAGAATGCAGATGGTTCCAGCAAAACAACAGAGAACATAAAAGAGACCATAACAGCAGCAGATGGTACAACCTCTGTAATAACAACAACAGCAATTACAACTAAAAAAGCTGATGGCAGTTCTACCCAGCAATCAATAATTGCGCTTGATTCTAGTACAGCAACGGCAGAAAAATCTATAAAAACAGATAAGGATGGCAATATTACATCATCCATAGCCACAATTACTCCAGGTACCTCTGAAGTTTCTAAAACAAATGGTAAGACTGTTGTAACTGTAGATATGCCACTTAGTATTTTGAATGCAGTTGCTGATATGGAGAACCCTACAAATGTTTCTATAAAGATAACATCAGATATTACGAAAACAGCATTAGCGGATAAAGGTACGAAAGCAGTCACCTTAACAATTAAAGTTCCATCCATTGAAAATGTAAATGTAGATGGTGCCTATTTATCAAAGGATGTTGCAAGTTTGGCTGCGGGAAATAAGAAAGATCTGGAGCTTAACTTTGTAAACGGAAATGCTGCTGATTACACAGTAAAGATTTCGGCTGATTCTTTAGGGAAGTTAAGCAAAGATATGAATCTTGCACTCAATGTCTCAAGTTATAATGAGGTAGCGAAAGTGGATTCAAAATTTGCTGAAACACTTAAAGGAGCTTTAAGAACTGACACCGAAGTTCAGATTGTGAGTTTTTCAGATAATAAAGCACTTGGGGCAGCTATGACACTTTCCTATGATTTACCCCATGTTGAAAATATTAGTGCTGGAGATAAGGTATACATTTATAGATATAACAGCAAAACCAATAAATTAGAGGAAGTTGCTAATAATGCCGTAATAGTAGGTAAAGATGGGACAGTTACAACATCTACAGTTAACGGTGGTGATTTTGTCGTTAGTACCGATAAACTTACAGGCAGCAAGATTACAACTCTGGTTGATAAGGTATCTGTTAATACGACTGTGACAACAATGAAAACTGGCAATACTACAAATATGAAGGTATCTCTTCCTGCAGATATACAAAAAGTTACATCTTTCAACAAAAAGACTAATCCTGCAGGACAGGAAGAGGCACAGGTAATATACAAAGTAAGCGATGATAGTATCGCTCAGATTGACGCAAAAGGTAATGTGACAGCCATGAAACCGGGAAAAGTAGATATTACTGTGACAGTACAACTTGAAAGCGGAAAGAAAAAGATAATAAAAAAGACAATAGAAATTAAATAA
- a CDS encoding response regulator transcription factor: MEQLLTVLIVEDSLEIVELIKLYLENERFNILIAGDGRRALQYVTEEKVDLIILDIMIPIINGYEVLKKVREKHNLPIIILSSKNMDNDIILGLNLGADDYVTKPFNPLELMARVKAQLRRFHKLGAGEITEEEPDITVKELMLKCRECQLLKRGNYIDLTYMEYRLLKFLMSDPGRVYTKKQLFTHVWEEDVLYSENTIMVYISKLRDKVEDNPKEPKYIKTVRGLGYKFEENQN, translated from the coding sequence ATGGAACAGCTACTGACAGTTTTGATAGTGGAAGATAGTTTGGAAATTGTAGAATTAATTAAATTGTATCTGGAAAATGAAAGGTTCAATATTTTGATAGCCGGGGATGGAAGAAGGGCGTTACAATATGTAACGGAAGAAAAAGTAGATCTGATAATTCTGGATATTATGATCCCAATTATTAATGGCTATGAAGTTCTAAAGAAAGTGAGAGAAAAGCATAACCTACCCATTATCATATTATCATCAAAAAACATGGACAACGATATTATACTTGGACTAAATCTGGGAGCAGATGATTATGTAACCAAGCCTTTTAATCCGCTGGAGCTTATGGCAAGAGTGAAAGCTCAGCTTCGCAGGTTTCATAAGCTGGGAGCAGGAGAGATAACAGAAGAAGAGCCGGATATAACGGTTAAGGAGCTAATGTTAAAGTGCAGGGAATGTCAGCTGTTAAAAAGAGGAAACTATATTGACCTTACCTATATGGAATATAGGCTCCTTAAGTTCCTGATGTCAGACCCAGGGCGGGTATACACAAAGAAACAGCTATTTACCCATGTATGGGAAGAAGATGTTTTATATTCCGAGAATACCATTATGGTATATATAAGTAAGCTTCGAGATAAGGTGGAAGATAACCCGAAGGAACCAAAATACATAAAAACGGTAAGAGGGTTGGGGTATAAATTTGAAGAAAACCAAAATTAA
- a CDS encoding SDR family NAD(P)-dependent oxidoreductase has product MEINLSGKKAIVTGGSSQLGRCIVRSLAQCGADVAIHYHSNSNQAVELAEELKTMGRFSGIYQADITKKESVFAMRDKVYSEFGKPDIIVNNAVIQYTWKNILEQEDEDFIGQFESCVMHNVYMNKAFVPHMIEQQYGRVVVINTECAGLADAGSAAYVAGKRGLDGIVRCLAKEIGRYNITVNQVAPGWTISEKDRKEHGEIQPDYDKTVPLGHRGTDQDIANMVCFLASDLAAFTTGAYIPVCGGRFMPAI; this is encoded by the coding sequence ATGGAAATTAATTTAAGCGGTAAAAAAGCGATTGTAACAGGAGGTTCCAGCCAGCTGGGACGTTGTATTGTAAGATCTTTGGCGCAGTGCGGCGCGGATGTTGCCATACATTATCACAGTAATTCAAATCAGGCAGTTGAACTGGCCGAAGAACTGAAGACAATGGGACGATTCTCCGGTATTTATCAGGCAGACATTACGAAAAAAGAAAGTGTTTTTGCAATGAGAGATAAAGTATATAGTGAATTTGGAAAACCGGATATCATAGTTAATAATGCCGTAATCCAATATACCTGGAAGAATATACTTGAGCAGGAGGATGAAGATTTTATCGGTCAGTTTGAAAGCTGTGTAATGCACAATGTATATATGAACAAGGCATTTGTGCCACATATGATTGAACAGCAATATGGCAGGGTTGTCGTGATAAACACAGAATGTGCGGGCTTGGCGGATGCAGGCAGCGCGGCATATGTTGCTGGTAAACGTGGCTTGGATGGTATTGTACGCTGCCTTGCAAAAGAAATCGGAAGATACAATATTACGGTAAACCAGGTAGCACCAGGCTGGACCATTAGTGAGAAGGACCGCAAAGAACACGGAGAAATTCAGCCGGATTATGATAAAACGGTACCCTTAGGACACCGGGGAACGGATCAGGATATTGCTAACATGGTTTGCTTTCTTGCATCTGATTTGGCTGCCTTTACGACAGGTGCTTATATACCGGTATGCGGCGGAAGGTTTATGCCAGCTATTTGA
- a CDS encoding aldo/keto reductase, which produces MKYRQLGKTELYVSEIGLGAEWLERYSAEDVKEVVEHSRAQGINIIDCWMSEPNVRSNIGAAIAGQRDYWIIQGHIGSTWQDGQYVRTRELDKVKEAFQDLLHRLGTDYIDLGMIHFVDEIAEFNTIMEGEFLQYVKDLKEAGTILHIGLSTHNPDVAKAAALSGIIEMILFSLNPAFDMLPASENINDLFAEHYNESLKGIAPEREELYRICESENVGITVMKGYAGGRLFSAQNSPFGVALTPVQCLHYALTRPAVASVLVGCRTTEEVDAAVAYEVATENEKDYASVLANAPAHAYSGQCTYCGHCAPCPSYIDIAMVNKLYDLALMQEEIPSTVKAHYTGLSANASDCISCRSCEERCPFGVPIAERMLKAAELFM; this is translated from the coding sequence ATGAAGTACAGACAATTGGGGAAAACAGAGCTATATGTCAGTGAAATCGGACTTGGAGCTGAGTGGCTGGAGCGTTACAGTGCAGAGGATGTAAAAGAAGTGGTTGAACACAGCAGAGCTCAGGGGATTAATATCATTGACTGCTGGATGTCAGAGCCTAATGTACGTTCCAATATCGGAGCAGCTATTGCCGGACAAAGAGATTATTGGATTATACAAGGGCATATTGGTTCCACCTGGCAGGATGGACAATATGTACGTACACGTGAACTGGATAAGGTGAAGGAAGCATTTCAGGATTTACTGCACCGCCTGGGAACAGATTATATAGATCTTGGTATGATTCACTTTGTGGATGAGATTGCTGAATTTAATACTATTATGGAAGGAGAATTTCTACAATATGTTAAGGATTTAAAGGAAGCAGGCACAATCCTTCATATTGGTTTAAGTACACACAATCCGGATGTTGCGAAAGCGGCGGCCTTAAGCGGTATAATTGAGATGATCTTATTTAGCTTGAATCCGGCTTTTGATATGCTTCCGGCAAGCGAGAATATTAATGATCTTTTTGCAGAACATTATAACGAGAGCTTGAAAGGTATTGCACCTGAAAGAGAAGAGCTTTACCGAATTTGTGAAAGTGAAAATGTTGGTATCACTGTTATGAAAGGTTATGCTGGCGGAAGATTATTCAGTGCACAAAATTCACCTTTTGGAGTTGCATTAACACCTGTCCAATGCCTCCATTATGCACTTACACGTCCGGCAGTAGCAAGTGTCCTTGTGGGATGCAGGACAACGGAAGAAGTTGATGCTGCCGTCGCGTATGAGGTGGCCACGGAGAATGAGAAGGATTACGCTTCTGTCTTGGCAAATGCACCTGCTCATGCATACTCAGGACAATGTACATATTGTGGTCACTGTGCACCATGTCCCTCTTACATCGATATTGCGATGGTAAATAAACTTTATGATTTAGCACTTATGCAGGAAGAAATTCCGTCTACTGTAAAAGCACATTATACCGGTTTATCAGCCAATGCATCGGATTGTATCAGCTGCAGGTCCTGTGAAGAGCGCTGTCCTTTTGGAGTTCCAATAGCAGAACGAATGTTGAAAGCCGCAGAATTGTTCATGTAA
- a CDS encoding helix-turn-helix domain-containing protein: MDYSYLSPYIRVAMDSIICPPWYLAPRDIFDYELLYIKEGHVKITIEEENYEGRPGDIFLFKPRQKHSIKIIGEVPLRQPHLHFDLVYQEDSPQVKVSFKAYEQMTGEERRYFRENKLLELPNKLSVRNLSYFEEMLFEIIEEFQDRMPFYEISIKGLFIKLWTYILREYHYGNDKVINCRMDDLKHIREYIRVHAEEELSLVQLAENFHISKYHLIRLFKKTFGDTPMHYHCLLRIEKAKEKIQFTNFSLMDIATMVGFENINTFSRAFRKIEGVPPSFYRGRK; the protein is encoded by the coding sequence ATGGATTACAGCTATTTATCACCTTATATCCGAGTTGCCATGGATAGCATCATATGTCCGCCATGGTACCTTGCTCCCAGGGATATTTTTGATTATGAGCTTTTGTATATCAAAGAGGGACATGTAAAGATAACGATTGAGGAAGAGAACTATGAGGGAAGACCTGGGGATATTTTTTTATTTAAGCCAAGACAGAAGCATTCCATTAAAATAATTGGCGAGGTGCCGCTTCGACAGCCACACCTCCATTTTGACCTGGTTTATCAAGAAGATAGTCCGCAAGTAAAGGTTTCCTTTAAAGCATATGAACAGATGACAGGTGAGGAAAGGAGGTATTTCAGAGAAAATAAGCTTTTAGAACTTCCTAATAAGTTAAGTGTTAGAAACCTAAGTTATTTTGAAGAAATGCTCTTTGAAATTATTGAAGAATTCCAAGATAGAATGCCATTCTATGAGATCAGTATAAAAGGCTTATTTATTAAGCTCTGGACTTATATATTGCGTGAATATCACTATGGCAATGACAAAGTGATTAACTGCAGAATGGATGATTTAAAGCATATCCGGGAGTATATCCGTGTCCATGCAGAGGAAGAGCTATCCTTAGTACAGCTGGCCGAGAACTTTCATATCAGTAAATACCATTTAATCAGACTTTTTAAAAAAACCTTTGGGGATACGCCAATGCATTATCACTGTTTGCTGCGTATAGAAAAGGCAAAAGAAAAAATTCAGTTTACAAATTTTAGCTTGATGGATATTGCCACCATGGTCGGTTTTGAGAATATCAACACCTTTAGCCGTGCCTTCCGAAAAATAGAGGGGGTACCGCCTTCCTTTTACAGGGGGCGTAAATAA
- a CDS encoding GGDEF domain-containing protein has protein sequence MRKEQQDNSQENDIQREYSKIDKDWLTLHYMISIATVIFALIVECVMSIFIVNSDLLNTTFLKYVIKFIAIPSGVNFICIGAETIIMKSKKISQLTKIYIVSIVYVIICFVLFTVHGAFTSSYYIISGAIILTTVYASFYVTLATAICSIALMSISELFITWDVDKISIFHSILRLSNFLVTLFILLALSIICMIVIRYERKKNLVSIQLEKERILLQERIITDELTGIYNRKALHDALSDMEDYNQHDAFILAIIDIDKFKMINDRYGHQIGDKCLVEFAKVLKENSGKAIPFRYGGDEFCLLFQNADRKEALQTCELIQSKLKYLDADEDLRIEMTASFGLAEYNEDINTSELFVRADQALYQGKVLRGSIKLFQEEGSKNNINI, from the coding sequence ATGCGCAAGGAACAGCAGGATAATTCACAAGAAAATGATATACAAAGGGAATATTCAAAGATTGATAAAGATTGGCTTACTTTACATTATATGATATCAATAGCAACGGTTATTTTTGCTCTAATCGTTGAATGTGTCATGAGTATCTTTATTGTAAATTCAGATTTACTTAATACAACGTTTCTAAAATACGTTATAAAGTTTATTGCTATACCAAGCGGTGTTAATTTTATTTGCATTGGAGCAGAAACTATTATAATGAAATCTAAAAAGATCTCACAATTAACTAAGATTTATATTGTCTCAATCGTATATGTTATTATCTGTTTCGTTTTATTTACAGTTCATGGTGCTTTTACCTCAAGCTATTACATAATCTCAGGAGCTATCATTTTGACGACGGTTTATGCCAGCTTTTATGTGACCTTGGCAACAGCTATCTGCAGTATAGCCTTAATGAGCATTTCGGAATTATTTATTACATGGGATGTTGATAAGATTAGTATATTTCACAGCATCCTAAGGCTGAGTAATTTTCTTGTTACGCTCTTTATTCTTCTTGCCCTTTCAATCATATGTATGATTGTAATTCGTTATGAGAGAAAGAAGAATCTGGTGAGTATACAACTTGAAAAGGAAAGAATCTTATTGCAGGAGCGTATCATAACCGACGAACTTACCGGAATATATAACCGGAAGGCATTACATGATGCCTTAAGCGACATGGAAGACTATAACCAGCATGATGCCTTTATCTTAGCTATTATTGACATTGATAAATTCAAGATGATTAATGACAGATACGGTCATCAGATTGGCGACAAATGTCTGGTGGAATTCGCCAAAGTCCTAAAGGAAAACAGCGGAAAAGCAATTCCGTTCCGGTATGGCGGGGATGAGTTCTGCCTGTTATTCCAAAATGCAGATAGAAAAGAAGCATTACAGACCTGCGAACTAATTCAAAGTAAATTAAAATATCTGGATGCAGATGAAGACCTAAGAATTGAAATGACGGCTAGCTTTGGGCTGGCGGAATATAACGAGGATATTAATACTTCCGAATTATTTGTCCGTGCAGACCAGGCGTTATATCAGGGAAAGGTCCTGCGGGGCAGTATAAAGCTATTCCAGGAGGAAGGAAGTAAAAATAATATCAATATTTAA
- a CDS encoding ABC transporter ATP-binding protein, producing the protein MNQIISMKNVGKQYIIGEITIDALKDVSFTIDEGEFVIILGASGAGKTTLLNILGGMDSATSGNVMVGGENIRLYNDNQLTRYRRDKVGFVFQFYNLISNLNAFENVEFAAEVCKNHLDPREVLARVGLAERAQNFPPQLSGGEQQRVAIARAVAKNPLLLLCDEPTGALDYQTGKKVLSLLAEVNMTYHKTIVLITHNSLLSPIADKVIRVKSGQIESIEINPHRMDVKELEW; encoded by the coding sequence ATGAATCAGATTATTTCTATGAAAAATGTAGGGAAGCAGTATATTATCGGTGAAATTACCATCGACGCTTTAAAGGATGTAAGCTTTACCATTGACGAAGGTGAGTTTGTTATTATTCTGGGAGCTTCAGGTGCAGGTAAAACAACTCTCTTAAATATTCTGGGAGGAATGGACAGCGCCACCAGCGGAAACGTGATGGTAGGCGGTGAAAATATCCGTCTGTATAACGACAATCAACTTACCAGATACCGGCGTGATAAAGTCGGTTTTGTCTTTCAATTTTATAATCTTATCTCTAACCTGAATGCTTTTGAAAACGTAGAGTTTGCAGCAGAAGTTTGCAAGAATCATCTTGATCCCCGTGAAGTCCTGGCTCGTGTGGGATTGGCGGAACGTGCCCAGAACTTCCCCCCTCAATTGTCCGGTGGTGAGCAGCAGCGTGTGGCAATTGCACGCGCTGTCGCCAAGAATCCGCTGTTGCTCCTTTGCGATGAACCCACAGGTGCTTTGGATTATCAGACGGGTAAAAAGGTGCTTTCTCTTCTGGCAGAGGTGAATATGACTTATCATAAGACAATAGTGCTTATTACTCACAACTCTTTGCTTTCTCCCATTGCTGATAAAGTAATCCGGGTGAAAAGCGGGCAAATTGAAAGTATAGAGATCAACCCTCACAGAATGGATGTAAAGGAGCTGGAATGGTAA
- a CDS encoding glycoside hydrolase family 172 protein, which yields MSEFNGLGLNLGNLSRLSTAKTRSISPENFKGEKGKGGMATEGFASYEARELGQGWKVSPCVSIKQGEVYEVADIEGPGAIQHIWMTPTGNMRFSILRIYWDGQEYPSVECPVGDFFANGWGKYAQLSSLAVCINPGSGLNCYWEMPFKKHCRITLTNIDPENPMVLYYQINYVLTDIPTNCAYFHAQFRRVNPLPYKEVYTILDHVKGQGQYVGTYLAWGVNNTGWWGEGEIKFYLDDDKEFPTICGTGTEDYFCGSYNFENPFTHEYQPFTTPYSGLHQVIKPDGVYQSQTRFGMYRWHITDPIRFDENLKVTIQALGWRSGRRYLPLQDDIASVAYWYQVLPTVEFNKLPDNNCLEII from the coding sequence ATGAGTGAATTTAACGGATTAGGTCTGAATCTTGGTAATCTCTCCCGGCTGTCTACAGCCAAGACCCGTTCCATCAGCCCTGAGAATTTTAAAGGAGAGAAAGGCAAGGGCGGTATGGCAACGGAGGGCTTCGCATCCTATGAAGCGAGAGAACTGGGACAAGGCTGGAAAGTTTCTCCCTGCGTATCAATCAAACAAGGTGAGGTATATGAAGTTGCAGATATTGAAGGTCCGGGAGCCATCCAGCATATTTGGATGACACCAACTGGTAACATGCGCTTTAGTATCCTCCGGATTTATTGGGATGGACAGGAATATCCATCGGTAGAATGTCCGGTAGGTGATTTTTTTGCTAATGGATGGGGTAAATATGCTCAGTTAAGTTCATTAGCGGTCTGCATCAATCCAGGAAGCGGCTTAAATTGCTATTGGGAAATGCCTTTTAAAAAGCATTGCCGTATTACCCTCACAAATATAGACCCTGAAAATCCTATGGTGCTGTATTACCAAATAAATTATGTACTAACAGATATACCCACCAATTGCGCTTATTTTCATGCTCAGTTCAGAAGGGTAAATCCGCTGCCCTACAAGGAAGTATATACAATACTCGATCATGTGAAGGGACAAGGACAGTATGTAGGTACTTATCTGGCATGGGGCGTCAACAATACCGGTTGGTGGGGCGAAGGAGAAATAAAATTCTACCTGGATGATGATAAAGAGTTTCCTACCATCTGCGGTACCGGAACCGAGGATTATTTCTGTGGTTCCTATAATTTCGAAAATCCATTTACCCATGAATATCAGCCTTTTACAACACCTTATTCCGGTCTTCACCAAGTGATTAAACCTGACGGAGTTTATCAGTCACAGACTAGATTCGGAATGTACCGCTGGCATATTACCGACCCTATTCGATTTGATGAAAATCTTAAAGTTACTATACAAGCATTAGGCTGGCGCTCAGGAAGAAGGTATCTTCCGCTGCAGGATGATATTGCTTCCGTAGCCTATTGGTATCAGGTCCTGCCAACGGTTGAGTTTAACAAACTGCCGGATAATAATTGCCTGGAAATCATATAG